GTAGTTCTCCGCCCAGTAGCCGTAGTCCATGGTGGCCGCGGCCTGGGAATCGACCGCCTCGCTGCCCGCGAGCTCGGCCTGCACCTCGGCCGGGACGAACTCGAGCGCCCGGGGCGAGGCCGGGCCGTATCCGGTCTCGATCGCCTGATCGGCCTGCGCCTCGGGGTTCGAGAGGAACCAGACCATCCAGTCCTCGGCGAGCTCGGTATTGGGGTACCCCTGCGGGATCACCACGTGCTCGTAGGTGGTGAGGTTCTCGCCGAACTCGTTGGCGACGGGCTGTCCGTCAGCGGCGGCCTGGGTGATGCGGCCGTTCCAGGCCTGCACCAGGGGCGCCTCGCCGCTCGCGACCAGCTGCGTCTGCTGGTCACCCGTGTCGTACCACACGATGTCATCCTTGATCGTGTCCAACTTCGCGAACGCGCGATCCAGATCCAGCGGATACAGATCCTCCGGCGCCACACCATCCGCGAGCAACGCCGCCTCGAAGATCCCGCCCGTCGCATACTTCCAGAACCCCCGCTTCCCCGGGAACTTCTCCGTATCGAAGAACTCCTCCCACGTCGTCGGGTGCCCATCAGCGAACTTCTCCGTGTTATACCCGATCGTGAACGCATACTGCAGAATCGGAATCCCGCAATCGCTCATGAACGCGGGATCGACCTCGGCTTCCTCGGCCGCCTGCTTCACCTCGTCGCTCAGCTTCGTGAGCGTGCCCGCTTTGCAGGCCGTATCGGTGTAGTTGGGCTCCGTCTCGACCACTCCCCAGCTCACCTTGCCCGCGTCGACCATCGCGTCGAGCTTGGCGTAGTCGGTGGGCGAGTCCTGCTGCACTGTGACACCGTTCTCATCGGCCCACGGTTGTACGACCGTCGCGACGTGCCCCTCTTGCGCGGCGCCGCCCCACATGGTCACGGTCAGAGTCTGCTCATCGGGAGCGCCGCCGCCTCCGCCGACGCAACCGGTGAGGGCCAGTCCCGCTGCCGCGATCGAGGCGACGACGAGGGTTCTCCTGGGATATCGCATGACGTCCTCCTTGACGTTCATAATTGATCCTTCAGTCAATATAACCGAAGGTCACATATTGCGCGAGATCACGAGGCGCATGATGTCGGAGGTGCCCTCCTCGATCTCCTCGAGCTTCGCGTCGCGCATCCACTGCTCCACGGGGAACTCGCGCGAGTAGCCCCAGCCGCCCAGCGTCTGCACCGCGGCCCAGGTGCAGAAGGCTGCGGTCTCCGAAGCCTGCAGCTTCGCCATCGCGGCTTCGGCGACCACGGGCTTGCCCTGATCGAACATGGTGGCCGCACGGAGGGTCTGCAGCCAGGCGGCGTCGATCCGAGTGGCCATATCGGCCAGCCGGAAGGCGACCGCCTGGTGCTCGATGATGGGCTTGCCGAACTGCACCCGCTCGCGGGCGTAGTTCAGCGCGAACTCATAGGCGGCACGGGCGCAGCCGGTCGCGGCAGCGGCGAGCACGATGCGCGAGGCGTCGAAGGTCTTCATGAGGCCGATGAAGCCCTCGCCCTCCGCACCGAGGCGGTTCTCCTCGGGGACGAACACGTCGTCGAAGAACAGTTCACGGCAGCGAATCGCCCGCTGCCCCATCTTCTTCATCGGTTCGCCCATCGTGAAGCCCTCCGCCCCCTTCTTGAGCAGGAAGGCGCTGACGCCGCGCGAGCGCTGCGCCGGGTCGGTCTTCGCGAAGACCACGTACTGATCCGCGTAGCCCGAGTTCGAGATCCACGCCTTCTGCCCGCGGAGCAGGTACCCGCCGTCGGTGCGATCCGCGCGGGTGGTGATGGAGGCCGCATCCGACCCCGCGCCCGGCTCGGTGGTGGCGAGGGCGGTGAGGATCGGGTTCTCACCGGTGAGGGGCCGCAGCCACTGCTCCTTCTGCTCTTCAGATCCGAGCACGAGCAGCGGATCGGCGAAGAAGCCGTTCGAGCAGAGGAAGTTGCCGATGCCGAGATCGCCCCAGCACAGCTGCTCCTGCACCAGGCACTGCGTGAAGAGATCGGTGAAACCCCCGCCCCCGAACTCCTCGGGGATCATGAAGTCGGTGATGCCGACCTGCGCGGCCGCCTGGAAGAGTTCGAGGGGGGAGCCGTCGTCGGCCTCATCGACCTCGCGGCCCAGCGGCCGCACCTGCTCGCGTGCGAAGTCGCCGCAGAGTTCGACGATCGCCTCCTGCTCATCGCTGAGCTTCCAGACGCTGCGGGTGCTGTCCATGAGGTTCATGTGGGGTTCCTTCCGTTGAGGTGCCGGGACGCGTCTTCACGTCGCTCGTGCTGTGGCTGGTCTTGCAGGGTTGAGGCGGCGACCGGGCAGGCGCCGATCAGGGATCCGGGATCGCGAGGCAGTCGACCGTGAGCGCGCCATCGATGCCGACGCGAACGGGGTTCAGCTCGATCTCGCGAATGCCGGGGCTCGCGGCGAGTACGGCGCCGAGGCGCACGACGATGCGCGCGAGCGCCTCGCCGTCGAGCGCGGGGCGGCCTCGCCAGGGAGCGAGCAGCCGCGAGCTCTTGAGGCTCGCGATCATGCCGCGCGCCGCGTCGATGTCGACGGGGGCGAGCTCGAGCGCGACATCGGTCCACACCTCGGTCTCGGTGCCGCCGTAACCGACGGTGACCACCGGGCCGAAGGTCGCGTCGCGTCGGGCAGCGACGATGAACTCCGCGACGTGCTCGCGCGTATCCTGCACCTCCACCGTGTAGTCTCCGTCGCCGATCCGAGCGTGCATCTCGATGAAGGCCTCGCGCGCGGCGACCGCCCCTCGAAGATGCAGCGCTACTCCCCCGGCTTCCGTCTTATGAGCGAGCCAGGCCGCTTTGAGCACGACGGTACCGCCCAGCGCCTCGGCCGCGGCCCCCGCCTCGTCTGCGGTGCGCACGACCCGCAGTTCGGGGAATGGGATGCCCGCCGCGGCGAGCGCCTCGCGGATCTCGGTCTGCGTGCCCGCTGCCAGTGGCCGGCCCCGTTCCCCGCGCGCGAGCGCGGGGCGGCCGAGTCGATGAGCGGCCGCGGTCGCGAAGAGGCTGTCTTCGATGCGCCCGGAGACCGGCACTCCCGCGTCGAGCAGGTGATGGGCGATCCGCGAGTCGGGAGCCATCGCATGCACCAGCACGGGCACCCCCTCGACCGCGGCGAGGCGATCGGCGATCGCACGCTCCGATTCGAGCAGCTGGGGAGTGTCGTGGCCGTAACTGCAGAAGTATCCCGATAGCACGACCGCATCCACCTCACCGCTCTCCGCGAGCAGGCGCGGGAGTTCGGCGTAGACCGCCAGGTCGGCCTCGCCCGACCCCGCGAGGTCGATCGGATTGCGGGTGGAGGCGCTGCTCGACAGGTGCCGTCGCAGGCGATCCTGCAGCTCCCGGCTCAACTCGGGCAGTTCGAGCCCCAGCCGGGCGGCCTCGTCGGCAGCGATGCCGCCCTGGCCTCCGCTGTCGGTGATGATCGCGACGCGCGGGCCGGCGGGCGGGGGTCTGCGATCGAGATACGAGGCCACTTGTACGAGCTCGGCGGGCGTGCGCACGCGCAGCACTCCAGAGGCCCGGCATGCCGCGTCGACGAGATCCATCGAGGAGGTCATAGCACCCGTGTGCGACTGGGCGAGCGCCTGACTCGCACTGCTCTCACCGGTTGTGAGCAGCACCGCGCGCTTGCCGGCGGCCGTCGCCTCCCGGAGCGCCTCGAACAGTTCGTCGGCCGCGGAGAAGTCCTCGAGATAGAGACCGATGGTGCGCGTGAATCCGTCGGAGACGAGAGTGCGAACCACCTCGGCGGCCCGCACATCGGTCTGGTTGCCGAGCGAGACGAACCGAGAGACCCCGACGCCCATGCGCTGCCCCATCGCCGCGATCTCGCTGCCGAGCTGACCGCTCTGGGAGACGATGGCGAGACTGCCCGGGCGCATTCCGCCCCACATCAGCTGCAGTTCGCCCTCGGCCGAGTAGATGCCGAGGCTGTTGGGGCCGATCATGCGGGCCCCGTGCTCCGCGAGAAGCTCCGCGGCCTCCCGTTCCCCCTCCATCTCCGCGGCGACGACCAGGAAAGCGCGGGTGCCGAGTTCGAGAGCCTCTCGGATGACGCCCAGCACGAGCGGCCCGGGCACCGAGATCGCCACGAGCTCCGGCGCCTCCGGCAGTTCGGCGAGCGAGGTGTGGCTCTGCACGCCCTCGATAACGGCCCCGGCCCGGTTCACCATGTAGACCCTGCGGCGATCCTTACCGAGGGCCGCGCCACGCGCGAGCCAGTGCCCCCACTTCGAGGGATCGGCCGAGGCCCCCACCACGGCGACCGAGGC
This DNA window, taken from Leucobacter tenebrionis, encodes the following:
- a CDS encoding ABC transporter substrate-binding protein; this translates as MNVKEDVMRYPRRTLVVASIAAAGLALTGCVGGGGGAPDEQTLTVTMWGGAAQEGHVATVVQPWADENGVTVQQDSPTDYAKLDAMVDAGKVSWGVVETEPNYTDTACKAGTLTKLSDEVKQAAEEAEVDPAFMSDCGIPILQYAFTIGYNTEKFADGHPTTWEEFFDTEKFPGKRGFWKYATGGIFEAALLADGVAPEDLYPLDLDRAFAKLDTIKDDIVWYDTGDQQTQLVASGEAPLVQAWNGRITQAAADGQPVANEFGENLTTYEHVVIPQGYPNTELAEDWMVWFLSNPEAQADQAIETGYGPASPRALEFVPAEVQAELAGSEAVDSQAAATMDYGYWAENYGDVTERFNVWMAQ
- a CDS encoding acyl-CoA dehydrogenase family protein, which gives rise to MNLMDSTRSVWKLSDEQEAIVELCGDFAREQVRPLGREVDEADDGSPLELFQAAAQVGITDFMIPEEFGGGGFTDLFTQCLVQEQLCWGDLGIGNFLCSNGFFADPLLVLGSEEQKEQWLRPLTGENPILTALATTEPGAGSDAASITTRADRTDGGYLLRGQKAWISNSGYADQYVVFAKTDPAQRSRGVSAFLLKKGAEGFTMGEPMKKMGQRAIRCRELFFDDVFVPEENRLGAEGEGFIGLMKTFDASRIVLAAAATGCARAAYEFALNYARERVQFGKPIIEHQAVAFRLADMATRIDAAWLQTLRAATMFDQGKPVVAEAAMAKLQASETAAFCTWAAVQTLGGWGYSREFPVEQWMRDAKLEEIEEGTSDIMRLVISRNM
- a CDS encoding acetate--CoA ligase family protein is translated as MLLSATSALGGADPASLGSFSTPASVAVVGASADPSKWGHWLARGAALGKDRRRVYMVNRAGAVIEGVQSHTSLAELPEAPELVAISVPGPLVLGVIREALELGTRAFLVVAAEMEGEREAAELLAEHGARMIGPNSLGIYSAEGELQLMWGGMRPGSLAIVSQSGQLGSEIAAMGQRMGVGVSRFVSLGNQTDVRAAEVVRTLVSDGFTRTIGLYLEDFSAADELFEALREATAAGKRAVLLTTGESSASQALAQSHTGAMTSSMDLVDAACRASGVLRVRTPAELVQVASYLDRRPPPAGPRVAIITDSGGQGGIAADEAARLGLELPELSRELQDRLRRHLSSSASTRNPIDLAGSGEADLAVYAELPRLLAESGEVDAVVLSGYFCSYGHDTPQLLESERAIADRLAAVEGVPVLVHAMAPDSRIAHHLLDAGVPVSGRIEDSLFATAAAHRLGRPALARGERGRPLAAGTQTEIREALAAAGIPFPELRVVRTADEAGAAAEALGGTVVLKAAWLAHKTEAGGVALHLRGAVAAREAFIEMHARIGDGDYTVEVQDTREHVAEFIVAARRDATFGPVVTVGYGGTETEVWTDVALELAPVDIDAARGMIASLKSSRLLAPWRGRPALDGEALARIVVRLGAVLAASPGIREIELNPVRVGIDGALTVDCLAIPDP